The sequence AAACAAGCCACCTACTTCCCAACCGTACCATGGCCTGTgcacaaaaaaagcagaacttttaAGCCTTTGTATCCTCATGTTTTTTCCCATATGAATGAGCACAGTTTCTGCCACTTCTTCCCATCTCATGCAGCAATTGGGTAAATACATAAACATTTGGAATAAAATACAAGATAATCAGAGTATGTAACAATAGCATTTGCATTGATACTCCTTTAGCTACTTCAGTTACTACAAACATTCATTCTATGAAGGCAAAGGGTCATGCAATGCTATCTAAACTCGCAAGATCCCCACCAAATTTCACGCAACAAAATACCTAGCTATTTAAAATGTATAGAAAATGCAATATACTTTAAGCCTACAGTCAGACTACTAGTCTACAGTTAGGCTAGTAGACTACCACTAGCTTTTGAATGATAGTATAGCATATTATGAAAGATTTGCTTTATGTTAACATTTTAAATCCCTATTAATCTCAAATTAAAAAGTTCATTTATAACAGGCAGTTTgaaattcacacacacaaaaaatcctgTGAAAGTCTTTAATTACTACAAATTTTGAAAAGACGGTCTGAGCAGGACTGAAGTCAGGACTACCGGTACCACCAGTACTTTCAAGGCGACACAGCCGTAGGGATCACCTTTTCAAGCCACAGGAGTGGATGGAAAAGACACACTGCCAATTCTCTGAATCCTACCATACAATATATGTAATTGTGTAAAGCACCAAACACCTAACAAGGCTTGATTCCAAAAGATTTCAAGAGAGATTCTGACAACACACACAcgagagaaaaaaacaagtcagacTTACTTCTCTTTCTGGTTTGTGAGGTTCCATTAACGTCACAGCTTTTCCTTGCTGCACGAGCATTACCTGCGAGTCCCCCAGCCATGCTATGTGTAGCTTGTTCCCTACGATCAGCGCAGACACACCTGTTGTACCACTCCGCAGCTTCTACAGAAGAAAGTAGGAATGTTAGGTGAATATTCCACAAGCCCTACTAGGTTACATGGCAATATTGGAAATCTAGGTTTAATCACACTTCAGTGCGGCACAGTAGACCTGCCAATCATAATTTGGGTACCTGAAAAAAGGTACAAGGTATTAGACAGATTTGAAATAAACTATTTACACATTCTAACATGCAGATGGCTAACGCTGCCTCTGTTATGTTTTCTTCTCCGCTATTAATCCCAAAAGTTATCTAGGAGACTAAGAcccacacagagacacacagaaaagaaagagaatctgAATTTCAGTGGTATGAACATTTCACAAACAAAGACGGGTCTCCCCAATCCCCTTCACATTCTCCATGGTACCACTAGCAACTACAGACACCTTGCTCTGCATACATCCCCTCATCCTTGGGTATTTAAGTGAGGACGTCAACAAAGGTGGGAACGTAACTGTCCCAGACTCCCTGGAAAGACTAGTGAGAGTCAGACCTCATGAAGGTGCCGGTCCCTCTTTTGTACCTCGTTGACAGAAATGAAGCCACTGACAGTGAATACTTCCATATTTAGTTATTGCTGTAACAAGAGTTCTCATTGAACTGTCTTATAAAAAGCCATCCCCCCATTATGTAGATTTGAAGAAAGAATGTTCATCGTACCAACTTGATTCAAAGCTGATCAATAACCTTAATGAACTGAAGAGTCTGATTTAAATcacagaatacatttttcatgttACAACCACTTGTGACATTAATGGTGGGACGAGAAAGAGGAAGACAGCGACCACATTATCAGCAAGAGAGAAACTTCTTTTACAGGTAAGAGGTAGGACAACAGAACTTCTAGAGGCTGCCTAATTTAGGCAAAGAGGCAGCAAAGTGTTCTCGCAAATAATTGGGATGTCAGGATCATTTAAACCACATAACACTTCTCTTCAGTCACTCATCTTGAACTTGCAAgcactgtcattttattttccctcaaaaaaagaaataatttgatcAAAGAAAGCCTCTACATGTAGCATAATTTCAGAGGGCCGGTGATTCAAAGAAACTGTACTGCCAGAATTTTCTAGGTAATACCGTGTTGTCCAACAGTTACTTAAATGCAACGGAATTAATCTCTACCCACTCACCTCTCTTTTggctttgaaaagaaacatttcatctGTCTTCTGGAAAGAGCATTTCAAGGCCTCAGCTGGATTCTTAACAATTTCTTCATGTAGCCCAACATTTACATGTAAATGGGTTGCTGAATAATTGGCAGCATCCACTCCACCATGGCCATCAAATACCGCAAAGTAAGCACGATCAACGTCATCCttttgtggggagggagagagaggaaaacatgtAAGTGTTCGAAACCAAAACAGCTCATAGACTGGTACCAGCAAGCAAAGATTCTTTATTCTGAGCTTTCTTCCATATGATGTTGCATAGGTAAGGGCAGTTCAAGTCAGTTTACCCATGTGCAAAATGGATAAAATGGGTACTTGCAGGggaattacttttttgtttgatGTTACTCATTTAATATCCTTAAAAATAACCTGTAATTGAAACAGCAGGCAGTTGGTTATGTAGTCCCACTGCAGCCTCATTAATTGGAACTTGTCCTTGTTCAACTGCTGTTCTCCTGACTTCTTTTCTTAACAGTTCTTAACCTCTGTCACAAGAACATTACAACTCCAGCAACGTAACACTAGGTGAACCTCCCGTCTCCCTGTATCACTTACGACACGAAACCCAAGGTCACAAGAGCCCTCCTTACTAGGGCAGTAGCTAGCCCTAACAGTCTGAGTCGGTAAGTCCTCGCTCCAGCACAGACGTGATAAATAACCTGTGGCAACAAATTCCTACCATTGCACAGATCATCCATCACTAGGCCACTGTGTTTATAGGAATGCTGAAGAGCTAACAAAATGACTTCCCTAATTTTGTCCAGACTTACTGATAAACCAAACAGCTGGTTGAACTCTGGGAGCAGAACGTGGCGGTCCTCCATTTTCCGACGAGTGTTACGGATGGCGTGGATGGAAACGAGCAGGAACCGCCTCAGTGGTTTCAGTGGTGGCAACTGCTTCTGCCATTCAAGGCAGACATCCCGAAGCTTGTTGAAGAAGCAGCGCTGCAACGACTCTCCATCCAGCACTGACAgcacaaagacaaaacaacacaTTTTGTCTTAGCCCATCTTTTGGCCTATCTTTCCTTCAAGCTACATAGACACATTCAGCACTCGGCCTTACAGGCTCTGCAAGAATTAAAACAGGCTCCCGAAAATAACGTGGAGAGAAAGTTGCAATGGAAAACAGTATAACATTAAGGacaagagcagcttctttacTTAATAGTTCTCTCTCAAAACAGAGGCTTATCAAGTACGTGATTACACTACCAAAAATCATAACAAAGACACAAAAATCAGTCTGGCATATTAGACATAAATAGTACTATGCAAGCAAAATACAAAAGATATAGTGGTAGGAGTGCATCCCTAcctgcccccttccccctctgaagaaaaaaaaaaaaagaaaataatcaagcaGGCAGAAAAGCCTTCAAGATAAGAGATTGCTGTTGTCTTGGACACATGGGTTGAAAAAGCATTAGCCTGGCTTTGGGTCAGGTTATGTCCTACTGAACCACTTCCACTGAAACAACAAGGAAGTCTGAGAATGTTTTGCCAAGGTCAATAGCTCAACTCGTAATTGAGCTGAACAGATTAGAATTTTAAGCTGTCGTCTTTATCTTTTTAAATCACATGGCTGTAGGAGCTCGAGGGACAGAGGAACGCTGGAACGCTTCCGCCACTTTTCTGCTTTGTCCTTACAGAACAGAACTGTAAACACCCACTGACCAGAGTGTGAAAAGCTCTGGCCAGACACTCAAATCCTTTTCTGGATAGGTCCCAAAGATCAATTAATCCAAACTTATTGTTCATCAGACTGAACGGTTTGGTGTTTGCCATTGTGTCTAGCTTAACTTTTGTTATTTGAGTAAGAACCCTGCCTCAATGCTAAGTCAActaatttcaaaaagcaaaagcattgaAAAAGATCATCTATAgagcaaaaataatttgctgGCCCCTCGTGTGTTTCCTAAAGAACTGCAGTGCATGAACTGCCTTTCCTGTTTCAATTTTATCCTGACTCCTGCTAACACTGTTAGCATTAAAGCTTCCTCAGAATTCCTTTTTGTAACTCCTGGTTCTcgagcatttctttttctcagcaaCACTGGATGGCCAGCTTCAGATGCATCTCTGGGCCTGGAGAATTGAAAGCTTAAATTTAAACACAGATCTTTGATTAGCAGTCACTACATACTAGCCAAAAGTACTTTTGGTTTGCTCAATACGCAGGTGTGAATGGGCAAGatattaaaacttttaaatattaagtCATCCCATATATAATTAAATAGGACAGCATCTTAGACAGCCCTGTCTGCAGCTATTAGTTTACATTGACATAACTGTCGTGACTGATACTGACCAGAAGACTTGGACATGCATCACTGTTTAAATATTAAGCTTGTGAAACCCCACAGAGTTTAGTACTTTAGCACCAGAAATTCTTCTGCAGTATACCACGTCAAAGAGTGGGACTCATACAGGCACCCGTACGTGCCTTGCTTTTATACAATCACTCCTCTTTCATTCCAAGAATGCTTTCTGCCAGACAGTTATTATTGCAATGCAGGAAGAGAGAGTCCATACTGTGCTGTAGCACAAGGAATACCTTTCTTCCTAGATGTACAGTTAAAGTGATGTAATGGCAATTACAagataaggaaaacaaatacagtcCAAACGTGCCGAGAAATTCATGCCTTTAAAGTAGATATTCCATGCTGAGATTAGGCAACGCAAGTACCTAAATAGCAAGCAGACTTCCATAATGTTCAATAGGGGAATGGTGAATAGTTGTTGGACCTCAATGACAATAGTGACACAAGAACAAACACATAAAATGGACAGGTATATATACAATGGAAATTAAAGAAGGTTTCAACCATCAGAACAGGGAATGTTCTGGGGCATTTGTCAACAAGGAgtagggagagagaagggaaccTGAACTACTTCAAGATGGAACTCATGTAAGGATCCTCTGACTTTGCCTGGGCGATCTTAAAAGTAGACTCTCATCGTGTGTCTTTACGGTCTTTAGAGTAAGACAGCAGCATGAATTATTGTACAAGTTTCACCAGTACAATGTAACCATACAGGATTCCAGACACATTAGATGCTTGTGACCAAGAAAATGTCCCTGTCCCTAAGTTCTTCATTACTCACTGTTTCTAAACATCGTCATTTCTTCGCCTTCACTAACTGAAGGTCCGCAGGTGCAAGATTTTCATAAAACCCAGAACTAGAAATTATAATCCTAGGCTCACAAATACATCGCAGTTCACATCTTACATTACTGCTGCAGTTCACCTCAAAGATAATTACACGGGAATCAATGAAGAATCCCCAGCAGTGGGACTGCAAGATGCTCTGATGACCAGTTTCCAGCTGCTTTgtgtatttgtgctgaaaacctATATAATTATCAGATGTGGGTTACATTCTGCTGTTCCTTATTTTCCTGCAAGGGTTGAGCAACAGCAAATAAAGATACACTACTGGAGCACAAAGTCACAATGCAGTTAAGACACAATTCTCTCTGATGTAAGGGAGACAATAAGAAAGATGCTTCTAtaacacttttgaaaatgttgtatCTTACCACATGCCCTGCGATCATTGTTGCAAACATAATATAGAGCTGCCAGTTATGGAAGATCAGTGCCTTGATCTCCTTCAGTTCCCCCTGCACAAAGCCATACTTTAGCACTGCTGCCTGTACTTCTTTATTATCTTACCACTGCGGTGATCTAGTCACACAAAACTCTTATTTGCCAGCTCTCATCCGGGGCAGCGTCCTGCCCCAGGCCGGGTTAGCTGCACTGAAGTCCGCGTGATCACTCACAGACCAAGAGACACAACAGAACATGGAGTGCGGAAACCAGGTGCTCCGGGGGAGTGAACTCAAAGCAACTGGAAGAGGCACATGGGAAAATCTCTGAAGGCCTGTGGAACATCCTCGCAAGCTGGTTCTATACGGAGGTGCTGGGaaggctccagccccagcccagtccGGTTCATCTTGCTGATGTCCTGCACGCTGCTCCTCACATGCCCTGTGAACACCAACCTCAGAATCGTTTCTCCTGCGCCAGAGAAAGGGGGCCAGGGCATGCTGTTTAGACCCCAGCCGAGCTGATACAAAGTCAATTCTTCCCATCCAAAGTGCTGGAAACTTGCTAAATCTCTCCAGACATAGGAAGGCTACAAACATTAAGGCAAGGGATGAAATATTCAGGGTGCAGCAAGACTTAATTAAATGTGTTCCCCCTCCTGCTGTTTCAGACTTGTAGGTGGATACTGAAATAGGCTTCTGGAAAGCGTATCCTGGCCATTACCAGAGCTCTGCTTGGAGACGCATCCTCTGGGGCACACTGAACTGCCTTTCGAGCCATCCAGCCTCCCAGGGAATTGGAAGGGTGAGTATTCCGCCTTACAGGATAGACGAGTTTGCCTAAGACATCTCTCCTCCGTTTTTGTCTTCGACTGTGCCTGCACCCTGCTCCATTTAAATACTTGGCATTGAGATGGAAGGTTTGGTGAAGTCTAATGTTAAACACTTCAGCATGTAAATGCAACAGGACCATCTGTTACACAAGGCACAAACACAGTAGTCAGTCACCAAGGTCTGTTCTCTCTCCAATTCACTCAGACAGGGGAAAATGCAGGCGTCAGGCGGAAGACACATGCATCAGGTTCTTCATCCCTCAGCATCCCATCTTTATaggggagggtgggaagagaagaaatgatTGATAAAGACAGAGACTACTGAGAAACTTGCCAAGAGAAAGACCTGGAGTTTCAAGATGTTCAGGTTGTGGAGGGCTCACAGGTCCCAAAATCTAGTTCCCAAGAACAGACAAGAGCAAGATGGATTACATGGATGAATTTAAGGTGTCAGCATGGCTGCACAATAGCAACTGTGATGATTCCAATGTCAAAACACAGAAGCAATTAGCTAAGGTCAGTCTACCAAAGAGAAAAGGGCACTTCAAACATATAAGAGGTTATCAACTTAAGATAGGAACTGAACCAGTTCAATTTAAGTGAAATTATCCAATGAGGAAAAGAAACGTTCTTACCTAATTCAGTTAAGGAATCACAGTGGACAAAGTCATTAATTCTTTTTGGGAAGAGAAACTCTCTTCCCTTTCCAGAAAGCCAACCCACACAATCAGTCTGGGGCTCCAGACACCACGTTTGCATCTTGCCCACAAAACTAGCATAGCTACCTTCCATCCCACAGATACCCAGCAGGAGCAAATAAagttctgctctctgctgcttgcCAAACAGCCTGACCAAATATTCTGgtaaacatttcaaaacactgaagtCTTCCAACAGACAGCCTCTGGGAaaaccacagaaggaaaaaattatactTACAGGTGAACCtttcctcatctcctcctccctctgcttccACACTCTGCTGCTTAAATTCAGTCAAATCTGTTTGGAGGACTTCATCAACTGCAGCATGGATCAATGATGCTGCAAGAAGTGGTGAAACACCTCTGCTggtaagaaaaggaagggaaagcaaaataGACTGCGTTAGTTTAAATTGAGCTACAACCTCACTGTTTTATGGTTAGTGACCTCAGAATTAGAAAGCCTTACGCACAATCAGTAATTCCAACTTCATTAGTAAACTAGCAGAGGAAACCATATATTCAATATTTACTCATACAAATCTTCAGCAAGATCTTCAGTTAGACAACTGCTTTCTCAAGAACGCAAAGAGGAAGAAGCATATGAATCATGTTTTCAAACTGTTGCCTCACACTCCAGTCGCAGATGGTACCTCCTTCTCCTGAGCTCTCGGATGGGAACTGCTACCTTCAGTTCCAGCCTCTGAacacaaacattttgtttctaCTCACTACCCAACATTTCCTGCTTGCAGTCAACTGTCTCACCACAGACAGTATCAGGATCTCTGCACTGCAGTACACACAAATCTCCAAAAAGGCTAAAACTccatttcccttccctccacAAGAAGAGTCATGCGCAGTACTAACCTATGGCCCTTTAACACCCAGATACTCCTGACAGCAAGTTCCCCAAAGGAATCACACAGGAAGAAAGTGCAGGGTTGGCACTGGGGACCAGGCTAAGAAAAGACTCCAAGACTTGTGATTCAGCTGAAGCTTTTAGGTAAGCATCTAGATGACAGTAACGCCAATAACACACACCCTTTCCTTTTTACTACAAGCTTTTGCAAGCTCCACGCTTTATGGGAAGTACATGCTTGCTTTAGTACTTTTGAATCTGTAAACAAATAAGCCCTATCCAACTTTAAAATAGGGCTACTAGAAAATAACTCCTTTATATTCACTATATTCCTGTGGCAGGCAGTAACAATTACAGTACATAGCACACATTCCAGACATTTTCTATGAGCACAATGAAGAATAAGCGTGGACATccataaaacacattttatcCATTGTTCACGGAGTGTTTGATACCCACAAAGTATCCAGTTATACAACCAAATAACACGTTAAGGCAAGTGCAGCAAGTCAGGGTCAGGACTTTGCTTTGCCAGGGAACATTTAGAAAGTCCTGCACAAAACTGActggctgcagagcagaaaaTGGTGGAAGCAACTGGTCTCTGCAGAGGTTCAAGAGATGGCTGGTTTTGTGCTGGGAGGGGAAAGACCGTGAGGTTTTAGACCCCAGTGACAAGCAGCTGAAATGCATTTTGCCATTGTGTTTCTGAAAGAGAGGCCCTGTCACATCCCCGCAGCCGTGTACGCGTACCTCCCGTGGCAGCAGACAGAGAGCATTGTGCTTGGCAGCAGGCAGCGAACAGAAGCCTGTTTTATGCTACGCGTTCTGTAGCGCTGATGGCCTACTCTAATGAGTCATTTCAGTACTTCAAATAGATGGCAGCGTGTTTGCAGTCCTTTCAGTGCTAGCTGCAGTCACATCCCGTTAAGGAAAGGCAGAAATTGgcggtttttttccccccagggtaACATGTTTAGGGGAGTCAGTTCCTTTCCTACCCAAGTTAAAAGTAACAATGCCTGCTTATAATCACTCTGACGCTAACAGACAACCTTTTAAAAGGTCGGGCAAGAAACACATCCGAAACGGATATGGCAACCCCCCTAAAAAATCCTGCTTCCTGTTTTTGTTTGcataggtggaaaaaaaaaggaatatgaaaataCAAGCCACACAATGTCAGATGTGTAGCTGATGTGGCTGAAAGTCAGAAGCTTTAACTAAAGGAGGTTTCAGCTCCAAGAATACAGATAAAAAATATTAAGTGAAACAGCTATGCATTTAAATGCATAGCAAGAGTCACAGCTTCAGTCACCTTCAGAATTTCTCTGCTATGCTGCCAAAAAAATTCAAATCTAGGCTGGGTTTCCAGTTCAGCGTCAGAAAAGGGCTTAACGCTTTGATTTTAAACTTTGTAGACTTCTGCTTTCCAGAACCCTGACTTGCTGAACTCGGTCCATAAAAAGCAGCTTAAACAAAAGGCAACACACTAAGTTCTATAATTCACAAGTCCTGCATAAACCTCTGCTTACAGGATGCCTGGAACAAAGAAAAGGCTTACGCGTTATTATGTCACATCCTTCAACTTTTTCTAGTTGCCACCCAGTTCctaaaaaggaaattcagagaCTCCTCAGTAGGGATATGCTTCATTCAGCTTTGCTTCCTATGCATTTCCACCCCCTCCACAGTTTTGCAAATCTATACAAAGAAAATGGTTGCTTATTGCGATTTTATTTCTTATGCAGCCAGCAACAACACCCCCGAGCAGTTTGAATCTGACATgttgaaaaaagataaaataaaagcctaAAAAATGACCCTACCTATTTAGCTCAACTTCATTTCCCCACAGAACATATTTGTTGATTGCTTTATAAACTCCTAATACTAGTACTACCATATTGGTAAGTCTGTTTGTCACTCAAGCTCCGGTAAATGGAGCTCCAGGGCAATGGCATCTTCCATTCAGTTTAAATGTTTCCTGGTTCTAATTTCATCCTCTAAATCACAGACTTCAGGACTTAACAAAATACATAATTAAAGAGCAGCAAGAACTGCTCCTTTAGCTGAGAGCTACAAGGTCTCACTTGGCTAGAGAGTCTCTGGAAGCAGGCACAGTACCTATGGCAACCAGTGTAAAAGCAGAAGCCCACTGCAGTTACCATAACAGACTTCAAACCCTTTctgtaagcaaagaaaaatgtcactTATTGTTAAAATCTTCCTTTCAAAGAAGCCCACGACACCCTGCTGACAGGCGGAACCCAGCATGCTTTAATCTTtatgaagcagaagaaatactGTAGCTGTTTCCTAAGTGGGAAAACAACTGtgctgggaagaagagggaagctGGTGGGGTGTGTGACGTGGAAAGGACGTTACCTTCTCTTCAGAGAGTCTTAGGAGAAGCATGTCAGCCCCGTGTCTATGACACACGCAGCACTAATTACCTACCCTCGGCCTACACAGGCTAGTAGTAAACAGACTTAGAGTTTCTTTGCTACAGGCTGTTTCTTCGCTAACAAAAAGGGTGTGTTTTGAccacaataaaaaatattttaaaagaattaatgcATGTTGCAACAGGGCAGATGAGGCACTGTAGGTTCACCACCAGCTAAAGTCAGATAGCCAGTGGTATGGAGTTCATATCCTCCAGCCACTTTATAGCAAAATACAAGCCTCATTTTAAAAGCTTGAGTATAGATACAAGTGGTAAGTTAGAGAGTAAAGCAATACTCCTGCTAATAAAGAACACACTTACATTTGCATGCCATCCTCCTCCTTGAAAGGTTCCAGACCACTGGACACATACACTATTGTTAGAAGGAGCTATGCAAAGCCTCTGTTGATACACATACCCGTGGGCCAAAATAAAGTTACACACGGAAGTAGAAAGTAATTATGATATTTTGCATAGTGTAAATTTGGCATGAGTTGCAGAACAGAACTTACTTCTCTCCTTGTTCACCTTGTTTCTCTTCTGCAATACAATCTAGTTctctattttatttcactttaaaagacCAGCTGTCACGCTGTCACAGCCACAGTGTATTTGCGTGTGCCTGATCAATCATAGGACTGCTACTGACCCCTTACACACCAgccttcagaaagaaaagacagaatatgCACAAATTCCCTCAGGGAGCAGAAACCCTAGTAATGTCActtctttcttggttttatttggGTGATCAAATCCCCAGCACACTTGCAGTCACCAGTTCAGAGATGCCCCCCCAACTAGGAGGGCGTATTCAGAAGTCTCTAGTAAATGGCTTGCTGGGCACCGGCGGGGGCATCCAGAGCACCAAAGGTCAGACCACCGCATCATGCCCAGAGCCTCCACCATGACTACCCTGATTTCAAAGGCTTGACAAGGGAGGATGGCCGTTGGGCTGTGCCTCCGGAGAGCGGAGCGGTGCGGACGGCGGCTGCTctgagctgggagcagggagaagcAAGCTCTGCACAACCTGCTGGAGTGCGGGACAAAGCCTCAGTAGGACATACCAAACACCCAGTGC comes from Larus michahellis chromosome 13, bLarMic1.1, whole genome shotgun sequence and encodes:
- the PPM1F gene encoding protein phosphatase 1F, yielding MALEAEAAAAALSSFLRDFPAPLGPAEPLPWGAAGSGALSKAEVPGALAERARSLLGGRGVSPLLAASLIHAAVDEVLQTDLTEFKQQSVEAEGGGDEERFTLLDGESLQRCFFNKLRDVCLEWQKQLPPLKPLRRFLLVSIHAIRNTRRKMEDRHVLLPEFNQLFGLSDDVDRAYFAVFDGHGGVDAANYSATHLHVNVGLHEEIVKNPAEALKCSFQKTDEMFLFKAKREKLRSGTTGVSALIVGNKLHIAWLGDSQVMLVQQGKAVTLMEPHKPEREDERARIETLGGCVTYMDCWRVNGTLAVSRAIGDICQKPYISGDADGDSFELTGSEDYLLLACDGFFDAVKPYEVADLVLDHLMQTKGAGVHAAERLVAAAKENGSSDNITVLVVFLRDPQDILADCLRDPKNLGAGDDARSSPFNFLSCEAAATQ